A window from Chitinophaga filiformis encodes these proteins:
- a CDS encoding tryptophan 2,3-dioxygenase family protein: MVTTEIADKIKRLEEKYAAMGQDLSSYLDGLLYADYLTYWDYIQLDVLLNLQHPRTPIPDENIFIIYHQITELYFKLTLQAIEQVCQAPVLTADLFKTQLKRINNYFRNLINSFEIMVDGMDKQQFLQFRMALLPASGFQSGQFRKIEICSTSLVNLVYEPQREGLKGKELSEVLDNIYWRSGATELATGKKTLTLRQFEQKYMHEFLFLAERYRENNMQLRYKQLAPEVQQEVMPLLKEYDLNINVKWPLMHYKSAVRYLNRKPEDIAATGGTNWQQYLPPRHKRIVFFPEIWTEEELENWGKLAFE; this comes from the coding sequence ATGGTTACAACAGAAATTGCCGATAAAATAAAGCGGCTGGAAGAGAAGTATGCCGCTATGGGTCAGGATCTATCCTCTTATCTTGACGGGCTCCTGTATGCGGATTACCTTACCTATTGGGATTATATTCAACTGGATGTTTTATTAAACCTGCAGCATCCCCGTACGCCTATACCCGATGAGAACATTTTCATTATTTACCACCAGATCACGGAACTGTATTTCAAGCTGACCTTACAGGCTATTGAGCAGGTATGCCAGGCGCCGGTGTTAACGGCCGACCTGTTCAAAACACAGCTGAAGCGTATCAATAACTATTTCCGCAACCTGATCAACTCTTTTGAGATCATGGTAGATGGAATGGACAAACAGCAGTTCCTGCAGTTCAGGATGGCGCTGTTGCCGGCCAGTGGCTTCCAGAGCGGCCAGTTCCGTAAGATAGAGATCTGTTCCACCAGCCTGGTAAACCTGGTGTATGAACCGCAACGGGAAGGCCTGAAGGGAAAAGAACTGTCTGAAGTACTGGATAACATCTACTGGCGGAGCGGGGCTACTGAGCTGGCTACCGGCAAGAAGACGCTGACCCTTCGACAGTTTGAGCAGAAGTATATGCATGAATTCCTTTTCCTGGCAGAGCGTTACAGGGAGAATAACATGCAGCTGCGCTACAAGCAACTGGCACCCGAAGTGCAACAGGAAGTAATGCCTTTGCTGAAGGAATATGACCTGAACATTAATGTGAAATGGCCATTGATGCATTATAAATCCGCTGTGAGATACCTCAACCGCAAGCCGGAAGACATTGCCGCAACAGGGGGAACCAACTGGCAGCAGTACCTTCCTCCCCGCCATAAACGGATTGTGTTCTTCCCTGAGATCTGGACAGAAGAAGAGCTTGAGAACTGGGGGAAACTGGCGTTCGAATAA
- a CDS encoding DUF4290 domain-containing protein encodes MEYNTTRNHLIMKEYGRNIQKMIEYVLSIEDVDHRQRNAMSLIELMGTLNPHLRNVEDFRHKLWDHLFLISDFKLDVESPYPIPTRETLRAKPERLAYPKKYPRNRHFGKNLEMVIDKAINEDNPEKKEGFTQCIGNYMKLAYSNWHKESVHDDAIKAELNSITDGKLEFQPGYTPPPSAAAIANAPNFNTSAEFLPRTGGSGGSGGGSNKRKNFQQNKFKNNSGKSSNKHSNNKYNKNRNK; translated from the coding sequence ATGGAATACAATACAACCCGTAACCATTTGATAATGAAGGAGTACGGAAGGAATATCCAGAAGATGATAGAATACGTGCTGAGTATCGAGGATGTAGACCACCGTCAAAGGAATGCCATGTCATTGATCGAGCTGATGGGTACGCTGAATCCTCACCTGCGCAATGTGGAGGACTTCAGGCATAAATTATGGGACCATTTGTTTTTAATATCCGATTTCAAACTGGATGTGGAATCTCCGTATCCAATCCCAACCAGGGAAACCCTGAGGGCAAAACCAGAGCGTTTGGCCTATCCTAAGAAATATCCCCGTAACCGTCACTTTGGTAAAAACCTGGAGATGGTGATCGATAAAGCGATCAATGAGGATAATCCTGAAAAGAAAGAAGGGTTCACCCAATGTATAGGCAACTACATGAAACTGGCTTATAGCAACTGGCACAAGGAAAGTGTGCATGATGATGCTATCAAGGCGGAATTAAACAGCATCACAGACGGCAAGCTGGAATTCCAGCCGGGTTATACCCCTCCTCCAAGTGCTGCTGCAATTGCCAACGCGCCTAACTTCAATACAAGCGCTGAGTTCCTGCCACGCACCGGCGGCAGCGGTGGTAGCGGCGGTGGAAGTAACAAACGTAAGAACTTCCAGCAGAACAAGTTCAAGAACAACAGCGGTAAAAGCAGTAACAAGCACAGTAACAACAAATACAATAAAAACAGGAACAAGTGA
- the murA gene encoding UDP-N-acetylglucosamine 1-carboxyvinyltransferase, whose protein sequence is MSSAFEVRGGNRLKGEIVPQGAKNEALQIISAVLLTAEKVTISNIPDILDVNLLIELLGDMGVKTNRISRDTCEFQADQINLPYLESAEFKKKSGRLRGSVMIAGPLLARFGKAYIPKPGGDKIGRRRLDTHIIGFEKLGVRFVYDNDDNYFRLEAGDGGLKGAYMLLDEPSVTGTANIVMAAVMASGVTTIYNAACEPYLQQLCKMLNSMGANITGVGSNLLTIQGVPSLKGCSHAMLPDMIEIGSFIGLAAMTQSEITIKNAGVQHLGIIPEKFRQLGIQLEIRDNDIYIPAQDKYEIQTFLDGSILTISDHPWPGFTPDLLSIVLVVATQAKGSVMIHQKMFESRLFFVDKLIDMGAQIVLCDPHRAVVIGLGRQHALRGITMSSPDIRAGVSLLIAALSAEGKSTIQNIEQIDRGYQYIDERLRKLGADIKRV, encoded by the coding sequence GTGAGTAGTGCTTTTGAAGTAAGAGGCGGCAACCGTCTGAAAGGGGAAATTGTGCCCCAGGGTGCCAAGAACGAAGCTTTACAGATTATCAGCGCTGTCCTCCTGACAGCCGAAAAAGTAACCATCAGCAACATACCCGATATCCTTGACGTGAATCTGCTCATCGAGTTGCTGGGAGACATGGGAGTGAAAACCAACAGGATCAGCCGCGATACCTGCGAGTTCCAGGCTGACCAGATCAATCTTCCTTACCTGGAGAGTGCAGAATTCAAAAAGAAATCAGGCCGGCTGAGAGGTTCGGTAATGATAGCGGGGCCTTTACTGGCGCGCTTTGGGAAAGCATATATCCCCAAACCGGGCGGCGATAAAATAGGACGTCGCAGGCTGGATACCCATATCATCGGTTTTGAGAAGCTGGGTGTCAGATTTGTATACGATAATGATGATAATTACTTCCGCCTGGAAGCCGGAGACGGTGGCCTGAAAGGAGCTTATATGCTGCTGGACGAGCCTTCAGTGACCGGAACTGCCAATATTGTAATGGCGGCGGTTATGGCCAGCGGAGTGACCACTATTTATAACGCAGCATGCGAGCCTTACCTGCAGCAGTTGTGCAAGATGCTGAACAGCATGGGCGCCAACATTACAGGTGTAGGGTCAAACCTGCTGACCATCCAGGGAGTACCATCCCTGAAAGGATGCAGCCATGCTATGTTGCCGGATATGATCGAGATCGGTTCCTTCATCGGGCTGGCGGCCATGACCCAGTCTGAGATCACCATCAAGAACGCCGGTGTACAACACCTGGGCATCATTCCTGAAAAGTTCCGTCAGCTGGGTATTCAGCTGGAGATCAGGGATAATGATATTTATATCCCCGCGCAGGACAAGTACGAGATCCAGACTTTCCTGGATGGATCTATTCTCACCATATCCGACCATCCGTGGCCCGGATTCACGCCAGACCTGCTGAGTATTGTACTGGTAGTAGCTACCCAGGCAAAAGGCAGCGTGATGATCCACCAGAAGATGTTTGAAAGCAGGTTGTTCTTCGTGGATAAACTGATAGATATGGGTGCACAGATCGTATTGTGCGATCCGCACCGTGCAGTAGTGATAGGCCTGGGAAGACAGCATGCCCTGAGAGGTATTACCATGTCATCACCGGATATCCGTGCAGGTGTATCCCTCCTGATCGCTGCATTGAGCGCAGAAGGAAAGAGCACTATTCAAAACATTGAACAGATAGACCGCGGTTACCAATATATCGACGAACGATTGAGAAAACTGGGTGCAGATATCAAAAGAGTCTGA
- the gmk gene encoding guanylate kinase yields the protein MTNKIIIITAPSGAGKTTIVKKLLSELPQLAFSISATTRTARETEVHGKDYYFLSLDDFHQKIDDNAFAEYEMVYAGKYYGTLKSELQRIWDEGKVPMVDIDVKGALSIKEKYHNGVLTIFIAPPTLDTLRVRLSERGTETQASLEERLGKARYEMSFSHEFDEIVVNDDLETAYTAVKKLVTGFLQ from the coding sequence ATGACCAATAAGATCATCATTATCACTGCTCCCTCCGGAGCAGGTAAAACCACCATTGTAAAGAAGCTGTTGTCTGAACTGCCACAGCTTGCATTTTCTATTTCAGCTACTACCCGTACTGCCAGGGAAACAGAAGTACATGGGAAAGATTATTATTTCCTGTCCCTGGACGATTTCCATCAGAAAATAGACGATAACGCTTTTGCGGAGTATGAAATGGTGTATGCAGGGAAATATTATGGTACCCTGAAAAGCGAGTTACAACGTATATGGGATGAAGGGAAAGTTCCTATGGTGGATATTGATGTGAAGGGCGCCTTGTCAATAAAGGAGAAATACCATAACGGCGTACTCACTATTTTCATTGCACCGCCAACGTTGGACACCCTACGGGTACGCCTCAGCGAACGCGGCACGGAAACGCAGGCCTCCCTGGAGGAAAGGCTGGGAAAGGCACGGTATGAGATGTCTTTCTCCCATGAATTTGACGAAATTGTAGTGAACGATGACCTGGAAACGGCATATACTGCTGTAAAGAAGCTGGTAACAGGATTCCTGCAGTAA
- a CDS encoding hemolysin family protein → MNYIMDTYTLLILAILVLLAGFFAGLETAFANVNKLSIELKKKQGRATGKILASFNDNPSRFLATSLLGLTIVVVIYGIMFHSFLQPIWNLMLPPQQNTIQQPIFLFIDVIFGTLILLTFGFFIPRAIFRSRPEGLLSFFALPISVISKPLYVIGSLLVSISEWILKYLFNVRIVESATSFPRVDVEHFIRQSQQHVTENQELNTELFENALSLAHVKIRGCLIPRKEIEALEISSPISDAQRKFMETKLSKIIIYENTIDNILGYIHQLDMFKSPAEISAILHPILAVPETMSAIDLLSKFNKERRSIAWVVDEFGGTAGIVTIEDVLEEIFGEIKDEHDVEEFVEKQIAEKEYIFSGRLELDYLNEKYGFDFPEDESETLSGYIINHHEKIPRLKERIIIDDYEFDVLNVTETRIEMVKMKVL, encoded by the coding sequence TTGAACTATATTATGGATACTTATACACTCCTGATCCTGGCTATACTGGTATTGCTGGCAGGTTTCTTTGCCGGGTTGGAAACGGCTTTCGCCAATGTGAACAAGTTGAGCATTGAGCTGAAAAAGAAACAGGGCCGTGCTACCGGTAAAATACTGGCCAGCTTCAATGACAACCCCTCCCGCTTTCTGGCCACCAGTCTGTTGGGATTAACTATTGTTGTGGTGATATACGGGATTATGTTCCATAGCTTCCTGCAGCCAATATGGAACCTGATGTTGCCCCCACAGCAGAACACTATCCAGCAGCCAATATTCCTGTTTATTGACGTGATATTTGGTACGCTGATCCTGCTGACGTTTGGCTTCTTTATTCCCCGTGCTATTTTCCGTTCCCGCCCGGAAGGATTACTAAGCTTTTTTGCCTTACCCATTTCCGTGATCTCCAAACCACTGTATGTGATAGGCAGTCTGCTCGTATCTATTTCGGAGTGGATCCTGAAGTACCTGTTCAATGTGCGTATCGTGGAAAGCGCTACCAGCTTCCCACGTGTCGATGTAGAGCATTTCATCCGCCAATCGCAACAGCATGTAACGGAGAACCAGGAACTGAACACAGAGCTGTTTGAAAATGCATTGTCGCTCGCACATGTGAAGATCCGCGGATGCCTGATACCCCGTAAGGAAATTGAAGCGCTGGAGATCAGCAGCCCGATCTCAGATGCACAGCGAAAATTCATGGAGACCAAACTCTCCAAGATCATCATTTACGAGAACACGATCGACAATATCCTCGGGTACATTCATCAGCTGGACATGTTTAAAAGTCCTGCTGAAATATCAGCCATTCTTCACCCGATACTGGCAGTGCCTGAAACGATGAGCGCCATTGACCTGCTGAGCAAATTCAACAAAGAGCGCAGAAGCATTGCCTGGGTAGTGGATGAATTTGGTGGAACGGCCGGTATTGTAACTATTGAGGACGTTTTAGAGGAGATCTTCGGAGAGATCAAGGATGAGCATGACGTAGAAGAATTCGTGGAAAAGCAGATAGCTGAAAAAGAATATATTTTTTCCGGAAGGCTGGAGCTCGATTACCTGAATGAAAAATACGGTTTTGATTTTCCGGAAGATGAGAGTGAAACTTTATCCGGGTATATCATCAATCACCATGAAAAAATTCCCCGCCTGAAGGAGAGAATAATCATCGACGATTATGAGTTTGACGTGCTGAATGTGACAGAAACGCGGATAGAAATGGTAAAAATGAAGGTTCTCTAA
- the tatC gene encoding twin-arginine translocase subunit TatC, with protein sequence MFKKIFANNEEKAEMSFFDHLEDLRWHIVRSIIALIVVSIFGFVYTKEILDDVIFGPTNANFPSYVALCKLGHLVGLGDKLCITPVPIVFQNHVLVGQVMLQFKLAFIFGLVVAFPYIFWEFWRFIKPALKERELRGARGIIFWVSFQFFLGIAFSYFLMAPFTINFLAGYTVTDKAVNQFFIDDYFGLMTQIVLGMGILFELPILVFFLTKIGFITPSFLRTYRRHAIVVILVLAAVITPPDVIDQLIVFTPLYLLYEISIYISGRALKGMEKAENEVEEWS encoded by the coding sequence ATGTTCAAGAAAATTTTTGCAAATAATGAGGAGAAAGCAGAGATGTCTTTCTTTGACCACCTGGAAGACCTGCGCTGGCATATAGTGCGTTCGATCATTGCGCTGATAGTAGTAAGCATTTTTGGATTTGTATATACCAAAGAAATACTGGATGATGTGATCTTTGGCCCCACAAACGCTAATTTCCCTTCATATGTGGCGCTATGTAAGCTGGGCCACCTGGTTGGATTAGGCGATAAACTGTGTATCACTCCTGTACCCATCGTCTTCCAGAACCACGTGCTGGTAGGCCAGGTGATGTTGCAGTTTAAACTGGCCTTTATATTCGGCCTGGTAGTGGCATTCCCTTATATTTTCTGGGAGTTCTGGCGCTTTATAAAACCTGCGCTGAAAGAGCGTGAACTAAGAGGGGCGAGAGGGATCATTTTCTGGGTATCTTTCCAGTTCTTCCTGGGTATTGCCTTCAGTTATTTCCTGATGGCGCCTTTTACCATCAACTTCCTGGCAGGATATACTGTTACAGATAAAGCGGTCAACCAATTCTTCATTGACGATTATTTCGGCTTGATGACCCAGATCGTATTAGGGATGGGTATTTTATTTGAGTTACCGATCCTGGTTTTCTTCCTGACGAAGATCGGTTTTATCACACCGTCTTTCCTGCGTACTTACAGAAGACATGCGATAGTGGTGATACTGGTGCTGGCTGCTGTTATTACGCCTCCGGATGTAATAGACCAGCTGATCGTATTTACACCTTTGTATCTTTTATACGAAATAAGTATTTATATTTCGGGCAGAGCGTTGAAAGGAATGGAGAAAGCAGAGAATGAAGTAGAAGAATGGTCTTGA
- the rpiB gene encoding ribose 5-phosphate isomerase B, producing the protein MSSQPLFNLTLPVAIGSDHAGFEHKEEIISYLEGKGLKVKDVGAHSGDSADYPDFAHPVATLVEREQAAFGILVCGSGNGVAITANKHQGIRAAICWGEELSRLARAHNNANVLCIPARFVDDSVAKQIVDVFIGTQFEGGRHENRVRKIACL; encoded by the coding sequence ATGTCATCACAACCATTATTTAATCTTACGTTGCCGGTAGCCATAGGCTCTGACCATGCGGGATTTGAACATAAAGAAGAGATCATCTCTTACCTGGAAGGGAAGGGGCTGAAAGTGAAAGATGTCGGAGCGCATTCGGGCGATTCGGCGGATTATCCTGATTTTGCGCATCCGGTGGCTACACTCGTGGAGAGAGAGCAGGCTGCTTTTGGTATCCTGGTATGTGGCAGTGGTAATGGAGTTGCTATCACGGCAAACAAACACCAGGGCATAAGGGCCGCTATCTGCTGGGGCGAGGAATTGTCGCGCCTGGCGCGTGCTCACAACAATGCAAATGTGCTGTGTATCCCTGCACGTTTTGTTGATGATAGTGTTGCAAAACAAATTGTAGATGTATTCATCGGGACGCAATTTGAAGGTGGCCGTCATGAGAACAGAGTAAGAAAAATAGCCTGTTTGTAG